From a region of the Salvelinus fontinalis isolate EN_2023a chromosome 13, ASM2944872v1, whole genome shotgun sequence genome:
- the LOC129869008 gene encoding pyruvate dehydrogenase E1 component subunit alpha, mitochondrial-like isoform X4 — MQKMLTIISNVLRGSASRNAASMVASSRSYADFTPEATFDIKKVDLHRLEEGPPLTATLTREEGLKYYRTMQTIRRMELKADQLYKQKIIRGFCHLYDGQEACAVGIEGGITLSDHLITAYRAHGYTLTRGGTVREIMAELTGRRGGIAKGKGGSMHMYTKNFYGGNGIVGAQVPLGAGVALACKYLGNDQLCVSLYGDGAANQGQIFETYNMSSLWKLPIIFICENNQYGMGTSVERSSASTEYYKRGDYIPGLRVDGMDVLCVREATKFAADHCRSGKGPILMELQTYRYHGHSMSDPGVSYRTREEIQEVRSKSDPISMLKDRMLSNNMASIEELKEIDIAVRKEIEDAAQFATTDPEPPLDDLCSHIFANDQPFEVRGATPWTKLTSTS, encoded by the exons ATGCAAAAGATGCTGACAATAATCTCCAACGTGCTGAGGGGTAGTGCAAGCAGAAAT GCCGCCAGCATGGTGGCGTCGTCACGTTCATATGCTGATTTCACTCCTGAGGCCACCTTCGACATAAAG AAAGTTGACCTTCATCGTCTGGAGGAGGGCCCACCCCTGACGGCCACTCTGACCCGGGAGGAGGGGCTGAAGTACTACCGCACCATGCAGACAATAAGACGCATGGAGCTGAAGGCAGATCAGCTGTACAAGCAGAAGATCATCAGAGGCTTTTGTCACCTGTATGATGGCCAG GAAGCCTGTGCGGTTGGCATTGAGGGGGGTATCACCCTGTCAGATCACCTGATTACTGCATACCGCGCCCATGGCTACACCCTCACCAGGGGCGGGACCGTCAGGGAGATCATGGCTGAGCTCACTG GTCGTAGAGGAGGCATTGCTAAGGGTAAAGGAGGCTCTATGCACATGTACACTAAAAACTTCTATGGAGGCAATGGCATTGTGGGAGCTCAG GTACCGCTGGGAGCCGGTGTAGCCCTGGCCTGTAAGTATCTGGGCAATGACCAGCTGTGTGTCAGTCTCTATGGTGATGGAGCAGCCAACCAG GGTCAGATATTTGAGACCTATAACATGTCGTCTCTTTGGAAGTTGCCCATCATCTTCATCTGTGAGAACAACCAATATGGCATGGGCACATCAGTAGAGCGCTCTTCTGCCAGCACCGAATACTACAAGAGAGGAGACTACATTCCTGGCCTCAGG GTGGATGGGATGGATGTCCTGTGTGTTAGAGAGGCCACCAAGTTTGCAGCTGATCACTGCCGATCTGGAAAG GGCCCTATCCTCATGGAGCTCCAGACCTACCGTTACCATGGACACAGCATGAGCGATCCTGGCGTCAG CTACCGCACACGTGAGGAGATCCAGGAGGTCCGTAGTAAGAGCGACCCCATCTCCATGCTGAAGGACCGTATGCTCAGCAACAACATGGCTAGCATAGAGGAGCTCAAG GAGATTGATATTGCGGTGAGGAAAGAGATTGAAGATGCTGCACAATTTGCCACCACAGACCCCGAGCCCCCTCTGGATGACCTGTGTAGCCACATCTTCGCCAATGATCAGCCCTTTGAAGTGCGTGGGGCCACCCCATGGACCAAGCTGACGTCGACCAGCTAA
- the LOC129869008 gene encoding uncharacterized protein LOC129869008 isoform X2 gives MQKMLTIISNVLRGSASRNGAQVVSESSMRRAVLQLLAVQGQYADITSPPDPALRPYKPDTDLYSISHSPPADNFKRPKTDLTFTEIDPSAVLTTERTFDSRLIPEEEPLEVTLVDPSPVFNSKPEEELFDTDKPFADLSLHHVINTEPPVSELSVSEQPNLISPELFATGLTVSEAEPLADTALTVSELPLSEPFVSTNPFIPESNSSERSAAMASQVSELTLPEPPLTSDAPIIAHSSTQAEMDFDQLTLEISSPERPLNTDQTTQELNPPEPDNSTNSHTSISEPQLAERSQNTDIMLLSRPEIALSLTEDAPLPEPQLAAASMVASSRSYADFTPEATFDIKKVDLHRLEEGPPLTATLTREEGLKYYRTMQTIRRMELKADQLYKQKIIRGFCHLYDGQEACAVGIEGGITLSDHLITAYRAHGYTLTRGGTVREIMAELTGRRGGIAKGKGGSMHMYTKNFYGGNGIVGAQVPLGAGVALACKYLGNDQLCVSLYGDGAANQGQIFETYNMSSLWKLPIIFICENNQYGMGTSVERSSASTEYYKRGDYIPGLRVDGMDVLCVREATKFAADHCRSGKGPILMELQTYRYHGHSMSDPGVRFDMKWISTD, from the exons ATGCAAAAGATGCTGACAATAATCTCCAACGTGCTGAGGGGTAGTGCAAGCAGAAAT GGAGCCCAGGTTGTGTCAGAg TCCTCCATGCGCAGGGCTGTTTTGCAGCTGCTGGCAGTCCAGGGGCAGTATGCTGACATAACCTCTCCACCAGATCCAGCACTACGACCCTACAAGCCAGACACAGATTTATACTCCATCTCACACAGTCCTCCAGCAGACAATTTCAAAAGACCAAAGACTGATCTAACATTTACTGAAATAGACCCCAGTGCTGTACTGACCACAGAACGTACATTTGACAGCAGACTAATACCTGAAGAAGAACCCCTAGAAGTCACTCTAGTCGATCCGTCCCCTGTCTTTAACAGTAAACCTGAAGAGGAGTTATTTGACACTGACAAACCATTTGCAGATCTATCACTTCACCACGTGATAAATACGGAACCGCCAGTCTCTGAGTTATCCGTATCAGAGCAACCAAATCTAATCTCACCAGAACTCTTCGCAACTGGCCTGACTGTTTCAGAAGCAGAACCCTTGGCAGATACCGCCTTGACTGTTTCAGAATTACCTTTATCCGAACCATTTGTGAGTACAAACCCATTTATTCCAGAATCAAACTCATCTGAACGGTCAGCTGCTATGGCCTCTCAAGTATCAGAATTGACTTTACCAGAGCCTCCATTAACCTCTGATGCACCTATCATAGCCCACTCTTCAACACAAGCAGAAATGGACTTTGACCAACTAACGCTAGAAATATCATCACCAGAACGACCTCTAAACACAGACCAAACGACTCAGGAATTAAACCCACCCGAACCTGACAACAGTACAAACAGCCACACTTCCATATCTGAGCCTCAGCTGGCAGAGAGGAGCCAGAATACAGACATAATGTTGCTTTCACGCCCTGAGATCGCCCTCAGCCTGACTGAAGACGCTCCTTTACCAGAGCCACAGCTTGCT GCCGCCAGCATGGTGGCGTCGTCACGTTCATATGCTGATTTCACTCCTGAGGCCACCTTCGACATAAAG AAAGTTGACCTTCATCGTCTGGAGGAGGGCCCACCCCTGACGGCCACTCTGACCCGGGAGGAGGGGCTGAAGTACTACCGCACCATGCAGACAATAAGACGCATGGAGCTGAAGGCAGATCAGCTGTACAAGCAGAAGATCATCAGAGGCTTTTGTCACCTGTATGATGGCCAG GAAGCCTGTGCGGTTGGCATTGAGGGGGGTATCACCCTGTCAGATCACCTGATTACTGCATACCGCGCCCATGGCTACACCCTCACCAGGGGCGGGACCGTCAGGGAGATCATGGCTGAGCTCACTG GTCGTAGAGGAGGCATTGCTAAGGGTAAAGGAGGCTCTATGCACATGTACACTAAAAACTTCTATGGAGGCAATGGCATTGTGGGAGCTCAG GTACCGCTGGGAGCCGGTGTAGCCCTGGCCTGTAAGTATCTGGGCAATGACCAGCTGTGTGTCAGTCTCTATGGTGATGGAGCAGCCAACCAG GGTCAGATATTTGAGACCTATAACATGTCGTCTCTTTGGAAGTTGCCCATCATCTTCATCTGTGAGAACAACCAATATGGCATGGGCACATCAGTAGAGCGCTCTTCTGCCAGCACCGAATACTACAAGAGAGGAGACTACATTCCTGGCCTCAGG GTGGATGGGATGGATGTCCTGTGTGTTAGAGAGGCCACCAAGTTTGCAGCTGATCACTGCCGATCTGGAAAG GGCCCTATCCTCATGGAGCTCCAGACCTACCGTTACCATGGACACAGCATGAGCGATCCTGGCGTCAG gtTTGACATGAAGTGGATTtccactgactga
- the LOC129869008 gene encoding pyruvate dehydrogenase E1 component subunit alpha, mitochondrial-like isoform X3 — protein sequence MQKMLTIISNVLRGSASRNGAQVVSEAASMVASSRSYADFTPEATFDIKKVDLHRLEEGPPLTATLTREEGLKYYRTMQTIRRMELKADQLYKQKIIRGFCHLYDGQEACAVGIEGGITLSDHLITAYRAHGYTLTRGGTVREIMAELTGRRGGIAKGKGGSMHMYTKNFYGGNGIVGAQVPLGAGVALACKYLGNDQLCVSLYGDGAANQGQIFETYNMSSLWKLPIIFICENNQYGMGTSVERSSASTEYYKRGDYIPGLRVDGMDVLCVREATKFAADHCRSGKGPILMELQTYRYHGHSMSDPGVSYRTREEIQEVRSKSDPISMLKDRMLSNNMASIEELKEIDIAVRKEIEDAAQFATTDPEPPLDDLCSHIFANDQPFEVRGATPWTKLTSTS from the exons ATGCAAAAGATGCTGACAATAATCTCCAACGTGCTGAGGGGTAGTGCAAGCAGAAAT GGAGCCCAGGTTGTGTCAGAg GCCGCCAGCATGGTGGCGTCGTCACGTTCATATGCTGATTTCACTCCTGAGGCCACCTTCGACATAAAG AAAGTTGACCTTCATCGTCTGGAGGAGGGCCCACCCCTGACGGCCACTCTGACCCGGGAGGAGGGGCTGAAGTACTACCGCACCATGCAGACAATAAGACGCATGGAGCTGAAGGCAGATCAGCTGTACAAGCAGAAGATCATCAGAGGCTTTTGTCACCTGTATGATGGCCAG GAAGCCTGTGCGGTTGGCATTGAGGGGGGTATCACCCTGTCAGATCACCTGATTACTGCATACCGCGCCCATGGCTACACCCTCACCAGGGGCGGGACCGTCAGGGAGATCATGGCTGAGCTCACTG GTCGTAGAGGAGGCATTGCTAAGGGTAAAGGAGGCTCTATGCACATGTACACTAAAAACTTCTATGGAGGCAATGGCATTGTGGGAGCTCAG GTACCGCTGGGAGCCGGTGTAGCCCTGGCCTGTAAGTATCTGGGCAATGACCAGCTGTGTGTCAGTCTCTATGGTGATGGAGCAGCCAACCAG GGTCAGATATTTGAGACCTATAACATGTCGTCTCTTTGGAAGTTGCCCATCATCTTCATCTGTGAGAACAACCAATATGGCATGGGCACATCAGTAGAGCGCTCTTCTGCCAGCACCGAATACTACAAGAGAGGAGACTACATTCCTGGCCTCAGG GTGGATGGGATGGATGTCCTGTGTGTTAGAGAGGCCACCAAGTTTGCAGCTGATCACTGCCGATCTGGAAAG GGCCCTATCCTCATGGAGCTCCAGACCTACCGTTACCATGGACACAGCATGAGCGATCCTGGCGTCAG CTACCGCACACGTGAGGAGATCCAGGAGGTCCGTAGTAAGAGCGACCCCATCTCCATGCTGAAGGACCGTATGCTCAGCAACAACATGGCTAGCATAGAGGAGCTCAAG GAGATTGATATTGCGGTGAGGAAAGAGATTGAAGATGCTGCACAATTTGCCACCACAGACCCCGAGCCCCCTCTGGATGACCTGTGTAGCCACATCTTCGCCAATGATCAGCCCTTTGAAGTGCGTGGGGCCACCCCATGGACCAAGCTGACGTCGACCAGCTAA
- the LOC129869008 gene encoding pyruvate dehydrogenase E1 component subunit alpha, mitochondrial-like isoform X1 yields the protein MQKMLTIISNVLRGSASRNGAQVVSESSMRRAVLQLLAVQGQYADITSPPDPALRPYKPDTDLYSISHSPPADNFKRPKTDLTFTEIDPSAVLTTERTFDSRLIPEEEPLEVTLVDPSPVFNSKPEEELFDTDKPFADLSLHHVINTEPPVSELSVSEQPNLISPELFATGLTVSEAEPLADTALTVSELPLSEPFVSTNPFIPESNSSERSAAMASQVSELTLPEPPLTSDAPIIAHSSTQAEMDFDQLTLEISSPERPLNTDQTTQELNPPEPDNSTNSHTSISEPQLAERSQNTDIMLLSRPEIALSLTEDAPLPEPQLAAASMVASSRSYADFTPEATFDIKKVDLHRLEEGPPLTATLTREEGLKYYRTMQTIRRMELKADQLYKQKIIRGFCHLYDGQEACAVGIEGGITLSDHLITAYRAHGYTLTRGGTVREIMAELTGRRGGIAKGKGGSMHMYTKNFYGGNGIVGAQVPLGAGVALACKYLGNDQLCVSLYGDGAANQGQIFETYNMSSLWKLPIIFICENNQYGMGTSVERSSASTEYYKRGDYIPGLRVDGMDVLCVREATKFAADHCRSGKGPILMELQTYRYHGHSMSDPGVSYRTREEIQEVRSKSDPISMLKDRMLSNNMASIEELKEIDIAVRKEIEDAAQFATTDPEPPLDDLCSHIFANDQPFEVRGATPWTKLTSTS from the exons ATGCAAAAGATGCTGACAATAATCTCCAACGTGCTGAGGGGTAGTGCAAGCAGAAAT GGAGCCCAGGTTGTGTCAGAg TCCTCCATGCGCAGGGCTGTTTTGCAGCTGCTGGCAGTCCAGGGGCAGTATGCTGACATAACCTCTCCACCAGATCCAGCACTACGACCCTACAAGCCAGACACAGATTTATACTCCATCTCACACAGTCCTCCAGCAGACAATTTCAAAAGACCAAAGACTGATCTAACATTTACTGAAATAGACCCCAGTGCTGTACTGACCACAGAACGTACATTTGACAGCAGACTAATACCTGAAGAAGAACCCCTAGAAGTCACTCTAGTCGATCCGTCCCCTGTCTTTAACAGTAAACCTGAAGAGGAGTTATTTGACACTGACAAACCATTTGCAGATCTATCACTTCACCACGTGATAAATACGGAACCGCCAGTCTCTGAGTTATCCGTATCAGAGCAACCAAATCTAATCTCACCAGAACTCTTCGCAACTGGCCTGACTGTTTCAGAAGCAGAACCCTTGGCAGATACCGCCTTGACTGTTTCAGAATTACCTTTATCCGAACCATTTGTGAGTACAAACCCATTTATTCCAGAATCAAACTCATCTGAACGGTCAGCTGCTATGGCCTCTCAAGTATCAGAATTGACTTTACCAGAGCCTCCATTAACCTCTGATGCACCTATCATAGCCCACTCTTCAACACAAGCAGAAATGGACTTTGACCAACTAACGCTAGAAATATCATCACCAGAACGACCTCTAAACACAGACCAAACGACTCAGGAATTAAACCCACCCGAACCTGACAACAGTACAAACAGCCACACTTCCATATCTGAGCCTCAGCTGGCAGAGAGGAGCCAGAATACAGACATAATGTTGCTTTCACGCCCTGAGATCGCCCTCAGCCTGACTGAAGACGCTCCTTTACCAGAGCCACAGCTTGCT GCCGCCAGCATGGTGGCGTCGTCACGTTCATATGCTGATTTCACTCCTGAGGCCACCTTCGACATAAAG AAAGTTGACCTTCATCGTCTGGAGGAGGGCCCACCCCTGACGGCCACTCTGACCCGGGAGGAGGGGCTGAAGTACTACCGCACCATGCAGACAATAAGACGCATGGAGCTGAAGGCAGATCAGCTGTACAAGCAGAAGATCATCAGAGGCTTTTGTCACCTGTATGATGGCCAG GAAGCCTGTGCGGTTGGCATTGAGGGGGGTATCACCCTGTCAGATCACCTGATTACTGCATACCGCGCCCATGGCTACACCCTCACCAGGGGCGGGACCGTCAGGGAGATCATGGCTGAGCTCACTG GTCGTAGAGGAGGCATTGCTAAGGGTAAAGGAGGCTCTATGCACATGTACACTAAAAACTTCTATGGAGGCAATGGCATTGTGGGAGCTCAG GTACCGCTGGGAGCCGGTGTAGCCCTGGCCTGTAAGTATCTGGGCAATGACCAGCTGTGTGTCAGTCTCTATGGTGATGGAGCAGCCAACCAG GGTCAGATATTTGAGACCTATAACATGTCGTCTCTTTGGAAGTTGCCCATCATCTTCATCTGTGAGAACAACCAATATGGCATGGGCACATCAGTAGAGCGCTCTTCTGCCAGCACCGAATACTACAAGAGAGGAGACTACATTCCTGGCCTCAGG GTGGATGGGATGGATGTCCTGTGTGTTAGAGAGGCCACCAAGTTTGCAGCTGATCACTGCCGATCTGGAAAG GGCCCTATCCTCATGGAGCTCCAGACCTACCGTTACCATGGACACAGCATGAGCGATCCTGGCGTCAG CTACCGCACACGTGAGGAGATCCAGGAGGTCCGTAGTAAGAGCGACCCCATCTCCATGCTGAAGGACCGTATGCTCAGCAACAACATGGCTAGCATAGAGGAGCTCAAG GAGATTGATATTGCGGTGAGGAAAGAGATTGAAGATGCTGCACAATTTGCCACCACAGACCCCGAGCCCCCTCTGGATGACCTGTGTAGCCACATCTTCGCCAATGATCAGCCCTTTGAAGTGCGTGGGGCCACCCCATGGACCAAGCTGACGTCGACCAGCTAA